A genomic region of Colletotrichum destructivum chromosome 1, complete sequence contains the following coding sequences:
- a CDS encoding Putative S-phase kinase-associated protein — protein MAAEKKDSKIWVQSNDNITIPVDRVVAERSMLIKNMLEDVGDDSISQENPIPIPNVNEAVLRKVIEWCEHHRNDPVQTQDDENDARKKTTEIEEWDQKFMQVDQEMLFEIILASNYLDIKPLLDVGCKTVANMIKGKSPEEIRKTFNITNDFTPEEEEQIRRENEWAEDR, from the exons ATGGCCGCCGAAAAGAAGGACTCCAAGATCTGGGTGCAGTCCAACGACAACATCACCATTCCCGTCG ATCGCGTTGTCGCTGAGCGCTCCATGCTCATCAAGAACATGCTCGAGGATGTTGGCGACGATAGTATCAGCCAGGAGAATCCCATTCCCATCCCGAAC GTGAACGAGGCTGTCCTTCGCAAGGTGATCGAGTGGTGCGAGCACCACCGCAACGATCCCGTCCAGACCCAGGATGATGAGAACGATGCTCGCAAGAAGACCACCGAGATTGAGGAGTGGGATCAGAAGTTTATGCAAGTTGACCAGGAGATGCTCTTTGAGATCATCCTT GCCTCCAACTACCTGGACATCAAGcccctcctcgacgttggcTGCAAGACGGTCGCCAACATGATCAAGGGCAAGTCCCCGGAGGAAATTCGTAAGACATTCAACATCACCAACGACTTTACgcccgaggaagaggagcagaTTCGCCGTGAGAACGAGTGGGCCGAGGACCGATGA